The following proteins are encoded in a genomic region of Vulpes vulpes isolate BD-2025 chromosome X, VulVul3, whole genome shotgun sequence:
- the NDUFB11 gene encoding NADH dehydrogenase [ubiquinone] 1 beta subcomplex subunit 11, mitochondrial, with the protein MAAGLLGLGARRLLAVAATRGLPVAHVRWESSSSRAVIAPSAVAGKRTPEPTVRWQEDPDPEDENLYEKNPDSHGYDKDPVVDLWNMRVVFFFGFSIVLVFGSTFVAYLPDYRMQEWARREAERLVKYREANGLPIMESNCFDPSKIQLPEDED; encoded by the exons ATGGCGGCGGGGCTGTTAGGTCTGGGCGCTCGCCGCCTTTTGGCAGTAGCGGCGACGCGAGGGCTCCCGGTCGCCCATGTTCGCTGGGAATCCAGCTCGTCCAGGGCCGTGATCGCCCCGTCGGCTGTGGCAGGAAAGCGGACGCCGGAACCGACTGTACGCTGGCAGGAGGACCCAGATCCGGAGGACGAAAACCTCTATGAGAAG AACCCAGACTCCCATGGTTACGACAAGGATCCTGTTGTGGACCTCTGGAACATGCGGGTCGtctttttctttggcttctcCATTGTCTTGGTCTTTGGCAGCACCTTTGTAGCTTATCTGCCTGATTACAG AATGCAGGAGTGGGCCCGCCGGGAAGCTGAGAGGCTTGTGAAATACCGAGAGGCCAATGGCCTCCCCATCATGGAATCGAACTGCTTTGACCCCAGCAAGATCCAGCTGCCAGAGGATGAGGACTGA